The genomic DNA ttctctgtctgtctctcagggtAGGATAGCGTGTGCCAACGTCCTCAGTGATCTCTACGCTATGGGCATCACAGAGTGCGACAACATGCTGATGCTACTGAGCGTCAGCCAGAAGATGAATGACAAGGTAGCGTTATGTGTGTTCGTGGGTGGATGCCAAGATGTTGAGTTGACTTGCTTTTGTTTATTGATGTCACTGTTGTGTATCCTCTACTACTAATGTGTGCATGTTACAATTAATGCAGTGTATCATTTTGACTTGAGGATTTTAAACATATACGTTGATTTCTTAAGGTCAGGTAAAGTCCTCTTTTATGATTCGTAACCCTTTTGGATGTGCATGTACGACACAGGACCGTGAGCGGGTGATGCCGTTGATTATTCAAGGGTTTCGCGATGCGGCAGAGGAGGGAGGGACGTCGGTGACGGGTGGCCAGACGGTGATCAACCCCTGGATCATCGTAGGAGGAGTAGCTTCAGTTGTCTGCCAGCCCAATGAGTTCATCATGTGAGTCAGTTAAACTGTTAAACCCCCATTTATATGTTCCCACTTTGGCTCATGTGGCTCAACTTCTGTTAGAGGTTTCTGAGATTTGCCAGAATGCATTTCATTAGCCCCTCTATTGCTGTCCCTTTGAAAATTATTTATCTCCAAATGTTCGCTTCCTAAAAGCAAAGATAACCTGttcagcttttcttttcttttttttctttttctggtggttgcttttttgtaactttctttttttccagtgcAGTACAATTTCAGTATAGATTTACCTTTCAACATGGCTGTCCTTGTCCAATTAACACCCTAGTTACATTTTCCCAGCCATTAATACAAAGGACGTTGAATAAACCAAATACATAAGTACACAATAAAGTAACCcccaaaagtcataaaataaaaaaaagtattctaacCATAAGAAATTATTACCACCACATATCTGTTCGATGTCAACCCCCCGTCCTGTCTGTATGTCTACTATGACCGATAAAGATCTGAAATAGttaaaaatgaccaaaagatATTGTAAGAAAAGGTGTAATTGCATTACCAGGGCGTTTCCTCTTCTTTATCAATTTAGGCGTTTGGAGCCTAAGGGCATATGCAATATTTAAACATAGTTTATATGTAAAATTGCAAATCATGGGGCGGCCTCCAGCTCACCCAGTGGGAGTGCGCGCctcatgtaggctgagtcctttgtagCGGCCTGGGTTCggtccgacctgcagccctttgctgcgtgtcatcccccatctctctcccacctttcctgtctatctacTGTCACaatcaaaccccccccccccccccccccccccccccccccccccccatttccctCCCTTGCAAATGATGATTTTGACTGTGTgcggtttgtttttgtctttccagGCCGGACGGCGCTGTTCCAGGGGACGTCTTGGTTCTGACTAAACCTCTGGGGACGCAGGTGGCTGTGAATGCTCACCAATGGCTCGATCAGGTCGGCCACTCGATTCCGCTCACatgaacattattattattattattattattattattattattattgttattgacatGCTTCTGTGCTTGCACGTTCACCTCCCCATTATGTGCACCTTACTGTCTCTCTGTTTATATCTCACCAGACTGAAAGGTGGAACAAGATCAAGCTAGTCGTCACCAAAGAGGAAGTAAAAGAAGCCTATCAGGAAGCCATGTTCTCCATGGCGACGCTAAACCGCACAGGTAAAAATACACTGGTGTCATAATGCAATCACTcaatctttatttgtatagcacttttcagtCAAAAGCCATGTAACACAGTGCttcacattattaaaaaaaaaaagacaatgtctctctctctcacacacacacacacacaccattggtCTGAATTTAGTCTCAGCCTTAAGGTCTTTaatttccttgtgtgtgtgtgtggggggggagacATATTTCCTAAACATTACTTGGCCTACTCTTTAGATGCTTTTGGCCCAGTTAAAGTAGAAATCGTTCTGTGACTTTTTGTAGTTGTGATTTAAAATTCATGAAGTTAATTTCTGTCTCCAGCGGCAGGCCTGATGCACAAGTTCCAGGCTCACGCCGCAACAGACGTGACTGGTTTTGGGTTGCTGGGACACGCCAACAACCTGGCAGCACAGCAACGAAACGAGGTGGCCTTCGTCATCCACAACCTACCAATCATAGCCAAGATGGCTGCCATCAGTAAAGCCTGTGGGAACGCGTTCAGCCTGCTGCAGGGCAAGTCAGCAGAGACGTCTGGTATGAAAACTGAGATTACCCAACACTAAATGTTTTcctgtctgtgtatctgtgaaTAAACGTAGTAGGGCTGGACCCGAGTATTCTACGAGATGCGATATTACTCTAGTGACATACTGGATGTGTGTTGTCTCACCCTGAGTTGGAATGAgtctggcttaacaggaggatttctttttagagatCCGTTTGTTGGTTAtgtatttgatttttaattttgggattggaatatttgttttgtttttccttcaatACTGTAGTATCCAAATCCTCAGAAAATTTTATAAAATGCACCCTAAAAAAAATGGACGTGCAGGCTGAAATTTACAACGTTTTTTGTCCGTTTTATTAAGCCACTAAATGTCTGCAAGCCGCTGGCTAATTTTTGCGGCTCTATTCGGTCCATGTCAGCTGAGGACGTTCTAGCCAAGCAGTCTGATGTGTAGAGACCTGTGGGGTTCTTCTGCAGCAGCCTGGTATCATTCAGGCCATTCAGTGGAGGTAGAAATAGAACGGCCGTGCGTAACCCCACTTTGTTGTGCCGAGGTCTGGCACTGACCAGCTGAATGCCGATCAGAAGcttcaaatatttgttattaattAGTAATTTATGATAATTCATTACATTGATATAGcgctttatcatagacactcaaagaGCTTCAGGGGAGGAGGACTATGCTCtaacaccaccaatgtgtagcacccGCCTAGGTGATGCATGGCAGCCTTACGGCGCCAGacactcaccacacatcagcttggTAGCGGGAGAGGGGAACATGTTTTTAGTGGTATGGAAACCCCACGCCGACACgggaagaacatgcaaactccacatagAAAGGCCTGGGACAACCGTGTACCTTCTTGCTGTATTTGGTAGCCCTAGAATGCAGGATGTAAACATGCTGTAAGGTGTGGTTGGCAATACATTTTGGGATTGAAAGTGATTTCATCCAAAATCAaagtattttgctttttttggatCTTTGGAACCCCGAAGAAGGTGGTAATGCAACATGGGTCAAGCCATAATGATATGATGATTGAGAATATgcactactggtcaaaagtttgtagtcacttagaaatttccacaCCAcaccattatagacagaataccagctgatctgagtggggggctgaactttaatgcaatatctacattgcccattatcaacAACCCTTCATCCActgttccaaaggctcattctgtttcctaatctgattttattttataaaactaagaaaacattggagaagcCTTTttcaattatgtaagcacataacgTAATCTGAAACCTGCTTCCATGGTTAAagaaacaatgcaactgatctcagttggtattctgtctataatggagtgcaatggaaatttctaaatgaccccaaacttttgaccaatAGTGCAACTAATGGATGTTCACTTAAAGTCcatcttcctctccttcccGCCAGGTGGGCTGCTGATGTGTCTGCCCAGAGAGCAGGCGGCCAAGTTTTGCTCGGAGATGAAGAGCCAGAGCTCCGGAGCTGGAGGCCAGGGGGCGGCGGGCGGAGCGTGGATAATCGGAATCGTAGAAAAAGGCGACCGCCGCGCTCGAATCATTGACAAGCCACGTATCATCGAGGTTCCACCACGAGGAACCCAGGCAGCAAATCAGGACAACAACTCCACCAGCCCTGCTCCTAGCCCCAAATTGTCATAGACACTGCTGCCCCTCTGACactggtcgtgtgtgtgtgtgtgtgtgtatgtgtggctgTGGGTTGGTGTGGTGTAGACTGGgtagtgaagtgtgtgtgtgtgtgtgtgtgtgtgtgtgtgtatgtatgtgttgagTGTGTGGTGCTGTCCATCTAATCTCCCTTTTCAGTCAAAATGCTGAGAGCACACAGATGAAAATCACTGTCATCTTTTCCAGCGGGAGAGGGGATGGACAGCATCCACTTTTATTTATCCATTTTTGGAAAGAGCTGCTGAAAGGAGGCCTACCTTTCACCATCTTGGAGTTAAATGTAAGTTCAGGGTAAGGCaagtgtatttatatagcacatttaactAACAAGGCGATTCAAAGAGCTGtatgtaaaaacaccaaaacattgAGACAAAGTCCAAAAGAAGTGCACTacaaaagtacatttaaaaccAGTTCTAGAGTATAGAAAATAAAGGCAAGCTAAAATAGAACAAGATGTATGTTGTGCAAAAGAACTAAACCCTGCTTCTTCATGCTTAGTTTTTACTCTGGAGACaaaaagcagacctgtcccagacgtTCACGATGTAGCCGAAGATCAGGAATGCCATTCAGTGCTTTATAAACCAACAGTGGTATTTTACAATCAATTCTTTGACTGTAAGTACTATATTGTACTTCCCTGATTCTTTTTAATTAGATCTGCATTCCCTGCctttcctttttcccttttGCCATATAGACAATTGATTTATATAACTTATCTGAATGTAAAAAGGACTTTCAATTCTAAAGAGAAAACATTCCAATTCTTGGCAGTAAATAAGGAAAattgagtgtaaatgtgtgtgtgtgtgtttgagtattTTATTAATCGGCTGGGGTGCTTTGCTGTGTGGAAGTGAAACAggggtttttggtgtttttgttttttcttttggaaGTGGATGATGTCGATGTTAGTGAATGTATAATGTGGAAACGGTTTTTCGGTCCTGGCACCTGGCTCTGCCCACGTGGCTCAGAGGAAGGCTTGAGCAGCTTCCTTTGGACCAGCTGGGTGGTGTTCAgaatgtgtgtctgtcagcTGATTGGCTGTCCAGCAACAAGTCCCTCCCACCCTTCCTTTTAATGAAGCTCTGCCTTTAAACCCCAGGCAACCGGGGCAGGTGgagtggatgtttgtctttggATTGGGGTCGGACTAAGACTGCTGGAGGTCTGATGCTGTCTGTTTGtagattttctgcttttcacaATCAATAAACCATAATCATCAACTCACACTGACTACTTGTTTGGGTGTTATGTGAAAGAAGTGTGAACAAATGTCCATTATATGTTGGAGCCTGGCTAAAGAATTTAAAAAGATTATATTTAGTTCGACCACTTTTATTGTCACCCAGACAAAACaatttcacagcagacattgtGAGTTGCCCCACAGCAGAACGAGTGTAGCAAAAAGCATTAATGTTTCTTTGTAAGTGTCCCAGTAAGATATGCAGGTGAAGTGAATTGCTTAAAGgggccctgccacacgtattttatgactttgtggtaatatctgaagttctttCATGGACTCTGTAATATTTTATGTGGTAAAAAGGCCTTTGTtcccttgtttcaagccattctcgcgtggtatagaaagcctgcaggaagactcaacTCCATTTGGGCCACTTCTCTTTAATATTCAAttagctaagctgcttgactctgattgNNNNNNNNNNagccaatgagagcctggctatcagcatccttcaCCCaactcatgaatattaatgagctcaggcaacatgacgtcagccTGACCAGCcgttgtgattggcctgatttctcctcttatttcttttcagtggctagagctgaccgAGGAGGTAGCAgatcattttcacatttacaacaaaacacaaacacacatggacctaacatatttccaaaaatacaagtaaaaatggttttgtttgGCAGGGTACCTTTAATTAAaatcattattgttattgattacATCTTTggttttcctactatgacacgTCTATCTGTTTGCCATTAAAGGTAAACTAGTTCATACATTATCAAGCTTGATAACAACTTTCCAGATTAACTGAGCGGGCAAACAGCAGAATTTTCAACCCTCCTGTTATCCATGGGGTCAATTTGACTGTATGAGACATGCAAACTATACAGTTTTTGTAACttgtaaaacaaaactgttACTTTTCATGTATACTTTCACTGTGTGTGGTTTGATTGTGATAGGAGTAAAGGAATAAATAATCCCATTAGGGTGTATTTTGGGCGTATTCGATTAGTGTATAGctcttttgcatattcaaatTAATTTTCAAAGAAACTTGtaacaactttttttaactaGGATTTCTTAGGACTTTTAGTATGTTGTTCTGGACACCTTATAGAAAATAATCCatgctggagaaaaaaaatcttttacaaTTAGTTCTATTTTTGGCTCCAAAATGAGTTCCTTTGCCTGGACTTTAGCTATAACCCGTCGTGTGTTAAACGGTAGCATGTCATTCCTACCCCAACCAGCAGAGAGCAgcatacaataaaaagaaaacagaagaagaactGCGGAAGTGTGCACGGTGTAAACAATCGAGTCATCGAGTAGTAGGAATGAAACCTCCCATTTGCAGTgttaaattgaaaataaatgaacaagtCGACGTGTTAACAATGGTACAGGGTCGCGAGTAATATTTTAAAGTGAGAAGGCGCGCGCTGTGTGTCGCCACCATGCCGTATCTGGGCAACGAGGACACGGTGCGGGAGCTGAGGAGAGCTCTGTCCAACCCCAACGTCCAGTCTGACCCGCTGCGCTACAGGAACACCGTCCTCAAAGTCATCAGGTAACCCAGGTCACAGCCAGGCTGTCCTTCTTCTGTGGTGACCTGTAAGCTGTTGGAGCTAAGTCCGGCTCCgttctcagggttcagtcaattagtagtcaaaatctcagatgttgttGTGTGAATCTTTTTAGCACATAGGATATCCTGAGACAAAGCTgtcacagctctccccttcctttgtctgctgttagaaattcataactaacttcgcgttcgttcggatctctgaggaaaaggaggctgggggtcaaattgagaattaggaaaaggtttaatgcaacagcagtgatgaagatgataagacaaagacaataagacacaaacaaacacataataacactgcagctgacagcggactgatccacgcttccCCTGACGGAGTCACGTGAAAGCAGTCCTGAAAAGTCCTAAATTGCACACTTTTATCCCATACACCttggggcggttccttttcccctggtgcattcaaatcctttctcattggtccgtaATTGTCATGACAGCAGGTCCAGTGCATCTTTGCTGACCAATGACATCCTGCcttctgcacctttgggggtcgctTTTGGTTACAGAGCAAACGgttctgttgtgtaaatgtgaaactctgccatcaacatagtccaatcaacattgtattgtctcagcctagactaagaccccaggggacaggagacagaagaccaccttttgttgcatagcaggaaacCCCTTTCCACATGttaaaaagagggggaaaatggggacagatgtatgcatcattttctaacctggctccttcagacattttaactttttaaaactcaacactGGCTCTCAGGCTTTTGGACCCCTGGTCTTATCCACAAAAGGTGGGGTCTCTAGACCAAagtgatgtgtctgtgtgtgcttattcgttatctttcagttggaatgtgactgaaagtttagGACCCCTCAAGCcaggacttgcagagcaaaagatTAGTGGCCGTGAAAGTGGGACTGGAACCAGATTCAGGATAGTCCCTAACAATCAGTTCTACTTCTGGCTCATTTAGGAGAGGCTGGATCATAACAGAatataccagaacatcttatgttatagaacagagtattgcaaaacaacttaatgcaacaaacaacaaactataaacttataacaacaaacttaatgcatgaccaacatgtcttcaattatgttgaaataatgcttttacctttttagCTTGAATGTacaatgcaaatcacacataatgtttaagcacatataacattttaacttCCAACAATGCTCAGGTTAATCTATTAggggtaaaaaataaaaaataaagcaaaatatGTGCTGTTGGGCCCAGTCTGATACTGTGACACTAACCCTGGACCAGTGGTGGAatataactaagtacatttactcgagtactatacttaagtacaacttagaagtaaatgtactttacttaagtcttttcttttcaggccactttatacttctaccCTACTACatttagagagaaatattctactttttagtccactacattaatctgacagctttagttacttttgcacacaaaacattagattagattagattcaactttattgtcattacacaggtacaaggccacgaaatgcagtttaggtctaaccagaagtgcaatagcagtaagtgcaggatatacaaaacatatgtagttgataaaatatttagttttattttaaattagagATGTTCCAGTATCGGTattgcctccgatactgcctaaaccgctggtatcgggaagtactgaaGTTTATGCACCAATCCGATACCACATAAAGCCCTACAGAAAATATACGTTGAAGCAGTttacttatgtttttttgtcataactgactgtcaaactggataataaaagaaaattctgTGCCATtcattatttgtgttttgttcatgtttcacaaagagtttataACCTGAGCCAGGCTGAGCAACAATCATCAGGAATCAGAAATCATatcccatccatacagggatagtagtatacagttgttaaaacataataaaatatgtaacacactggtatcggatcagtactcggtaccGGCCGacacgcaagttcaggtatcagaatcggtatcgggaaacAAAAAATGATGTTGTACCATCtccattataaattaaactaccctaCAATATACaagcctacaagtccagctggcATGAATAGCTGTTAATCACTTagttgattagttgtttggatcgtttcctgTTTCTAAAACCtgagtacttttaatactttaagttaagtaagtaagtttctttcaaccacattgtaaaaaaataataagaaataacatggatggttccgtaaaataaatgatcagttcactactttcatcgAATTTGGccgttttattcaattttatagcattttgaagaagaaaaaaaagatacaagaacattgaaaaaatggacaaaaggTCTAAAGgaaaaaagactttaaaaagggtgaaaaaagaacaaaaaagtgacaaatgttgggaaagttgcaggtcgacggaaagaaaacacacaagacatggattaagtaacatttttaatgcatgtCTTTTACTTGTAGAGTATTTTTACAGGGTATTATTAGTactattttacttaagtaaaggatctgaaatACTTCAGCCAATTCAATTATAgtttattgtccccatgggGAAACCTTTCTTGGAGTCCTGAAACTTTAGCTCCTCTTGCAATATCAATAAAGatcaataaaaagaaacaataagaCACAGATTAATAAATAAGGCCAGTTAAACagtcaatacacacacagagaaggatGAAAACATCAGTAATCCACACGTAAGCAAAGTGGGAATTGAATCCATGAGAGCCACAGGCTGCATAAACAGAACTCTAGGATATTATTGCACAACCCATCGGCCTCAAGAAGCATTACTGTTAAACATTTTTGACTGATGTAGGCACTAAATGAGTTTTTAAACCGGTTTAGTCTGCATTTGGGGACTCTGTATCTTCTTCCAGATGGTAGGAGCTCATACCCGGGGTGGAGGATTAAACTCTCTGTGGCTGTCTGTGTACAAACTGCTCGTAGATTGGCTGAAGGAAGAGGGGGTTTCAGTCCTCCCCATTACCTTCACGGCAAACCGTACCAGACAATCAAGTTTAGATTTCAGCTGAGCAGAGATTACCAAACCATGCTGATATACATGTTAATGTACCGTATGCACCATCCACCAATATAGACTCTTAGTCCATGTTATTAGATTAGGctgcttcctctcctcttttcatAAAGATAATAAGATCTTGACTTCCAGATCACATTGTTCTCTCtatctccctgtctctctcaggGCGATGTCCCAGGGTGTGGATGTATCCGCCCTGTTCAGTGAGATGGTAAAAGCATGTGCCACAGTAGACATAGTCCAGAAGAAACTGGTCTATGTCTTCCTGTGTTCCTATGCCACTTTAAACCCCGAGCTGTCTCTGCTGGTCATCAACACGCTGAGGAAAGACTGTCAGGATCCAAACCCCATGGTCCGCAGCCTGGCCCTGAGGAACATGACCAACCTCAGGTGACGTGCTCCGCACATCCacctagtagtagtagtagtagtagtagttcattcagtcatcataaaaaaacaaaaacaacaaatgtataCAAACGGGATCACAATGTAAACTAAAAATGTTCTTATCAATTAAACCCACCCACctcaaaagaaaaaggaaattaatactaaacagacaaaaacaagataTTAGTAAATATACAAGGAAATGAATCCCATTTGTAACCTTCAAAAAATAGCATTacagaccatttttttttaaaaccaaaagagAGTTGCccatttttaaatttacattttacattttatcaaCAATAGAAACACATCTCtgtttaatttctttgtttgccttttgaaaagtaaacaaaacaatacatctCAAATACGGCTGCGCGatgtgaggaaaatatctaattgcgattattttgattgtTATCACGATTGCGATATGATCCATGATATTGATGGGAATTTTATTTCATCCATCCAactttgtccgcttatccggtatcgggtcgcgggggccgcaactccagcaggggaccccaaacttccctttcccgagccacatcaaccagatCCGAatagtccatattgcgatttcgatataattgcgattaattgtgcagcaataatctcaaattatttttacttttatatattgaataaaaaaaacctttggatAGTGTGTGGAAGTGATTAGCCCTGAACATCTccatttgataaaaaaaaaaactccatatcacaataaaaatatacacaaacacaaaaatatagaTAATAAACAGACATGTTCGCCAACGGTTCCACAGTCTGGAAGAGAATCTGACAGAGCTGCGTACAGGGTTCATTATAAAATAACAATGTgcatttattataaaataatacagATAATGTTTAGGgacaaggctgaagacctttctttttgatgctgcctttctttaaatgactgctcatttctttaaatttcttatgctgcactgtaacttattttcttgtgttttatgtgtcctaatgtttctattttgtttttaactgtctattcatgtgttttattggtttttaatgcttatgatttttaactgtttgtacttgtgttttatctgtttaactgattttgtgtaaagcactttgaattgccctgttgctgaaatgtgccctacagataaagctgccttgccttgccttgggaTAATGTCGTTACAAACCTTCACATCCACCTTGTGACTGCTGGaatggtttggttttttttaactgtgtgtCTGCCGTCCCAGGCTACCCAGTCTGGTGGAGTACGTGGAGCAGCCTCTGACAGCAGGACTGAAGGACAGAGCAGCTTGTGTACGACGAGTGGCTGTACTCGGCTGGGCCAAACTACACAATCTCCAACCCAACTCTGACATAGGTATGGTGGATGGAGGACTTTCtagtttttagttttgtctAGCTTACCCGTTGTCATTCTTTCTACGTCATTCAGACAGAACAGTGGCCGACGGGCAAACACACAGCAAGAaaaacacacgcaaatagaCAAGACACAAGCAAATCAGGAAAaatcttcattaatttgacaacaaatGC from Etheostoma spectabile isolate EspeVRDwgs_2016 chromosome 7, UIUC_Espe_1.0, whole genome shotgun sequence includes the following:
- the sephs3 gene encoding selenide, water dikinase 3 codes for the protein MSGSTSPPPAAEAVGPEGCFPPGYKPFKPEDHGLERGFRLTAFSDLKGUGCKVPQEALLKLLAGLETDRADGTGKADDQALEFGQQLPGPRLGVGMDCCVIPLRHGGLSLVQTTDFFYPLVEDPYMMGRIACANVLSDLYAMGITECDNMLMLLSVSQKMNDKDRERVMPLIIQGFRDAAEEGGTSVTGGQTVINPWIIVGGVASVVCQPNEFIMPDGAVPGDVLVLTKPLGTQVAVNAHQWLDQTERWNKIKLVVTKEEVKEAYQEAMFSMATLNRTAAGLMHKFQAHAATDVTGFGLLGHANNLAAQQRNEVAFVIHNLPIIAKMAAISKACGNAFSLLQGKSAETSGGLLMCLPREQAAKFCSEMKSQSSGAGGQGAAGGAWIIGIVEKGDRRARIIDKPRIIEVPPRGTQAANQDNNSTSPAPSPKLS